One Anopheles marshallii chromosome 3, idAnoMarsDA_429_01, whole genome shotgun sequence genomic region harbors:
- the LOC128714206 gene encoding uncharacterized protein LOC128714206: protein MLKHVQISPMRSRADSLSMRSSTSCASSLCGSPEPPGDQLRSHSRASSYSSLNETIPQTTIKIYTACLRQDIEYKTLGISYDATSKSVVQQVLRRCKMRHRDPRLFYLTMEVTVRRPGVKSVLELDDEARPALLQACHPKGDSRFCLQQKPGGLIRVHTSALQPNSQYKSLLISEETTSDELLSLLLSCYNSIEPVEQFSLYEVCPGQEYQRKLHPDDLPLKTQLQRQQKGEIMHFLVRRNPNYPRRRQLLATIAESKHFILNSSLDSANVQLPAAGIHHHHLHHQQPQHHHHHHHRLSLHSGSFSLGPTGTPTNTFISDIVDGLSSLNDLPAEVKSLRLKESSFCPASLDDSATSTDSADSTESSSSSCSSFSSLSSDSSFEEPEKQTIDNTSNVTNTSSCHQAPPEVKSKNSAQHQQPPPRPAKSSTMLAALSRPALLPASTLAAPSYNPVYNIREIRTVSQSFSALGIDKKLADIRSSVKSGTTESGTARSSALLKEMVNTDPAKGVGNFVYI, encoded by the exons ATGCTGAAGCACGTGCAGATCTCGCCGATGCGCAGCCGGGCAGATTCGTTGTCGATGCGTTCGTCCACATCCTGCGCGTCGTCCCTGTGCGGCAGTCCGGAGCCACCGGGCGATCAGCTCCGAAGTCACTCGAGAGCCTCCAGCTATTCCAGCCTCAACGAAACCATACCGCAG ACGACCATCAAAATCTACACGGCTTGTTTGCGGCAGGACATCGAGTACAAAACACTCGGCATCTCGTATGATGCCACCAGCAAGAGTGTCGTGCAGCAGGTTCTGCGAAG ATGCAAAATGCGTCATCGAGATCCGCGCTTGTTTTACCTCACGATGGAAGTAACAGTTCGTCGGCCGGGTGTGAAATCAGTGCTCGAGCTAGACGACGAAGCACGACCAGCGCTATTACAGGCCTGCCATCCCAAAGGTGACTCCAG GTTTTGTCTTCAGCAAAAACCAGGCGGTCTAATACGGGTGCACACCTCAGCGCTACAGCCCAACTCCCAGTACAAGTCGCTACTCATCTCGGAGGAGACAACCTCAGACGagctgctgtcgctgctaCTCTCCTGCTACAACTCGATCGAACCGGTGGAACAATTTTCCCTGTACGAAGTGTGCCCCGGCCAGGAGTATCAGCGCAAACTGCATCCGGACGATCTGCCCCTAAAGACACAGCTGCAGCGCCAACAGAAGGGCGAGATTATGCATTTTCTCGTTCGCCGTAATCCAAACTATCCACGTCGCCGTCAGCTGCTCGCCACCATTGCCGAATCGAAACACTTCATCCTCAATTCGTCCCTGGACTCCGCGAACGTACAGCTACCGGCAGCCGGCatacaccatcatcatctacatcatcagcagccacagcaccaccatcatcaccatcatcgattGTCGCTTCATTCGGGCAGTTTTTCGCTCGGGCCCACCGGTACACCCACCAACACCTTCATCTCGGACATCGTGGATGGGTTGAGCTCGCTGAACGATCTGCCGGCTGAAGTGAAGAGCCTGCGGCTTAAGGAAAGTTCCTTCTGTCCTGCGTCGCTCGACGATTCGGCCACCTCGACCGATTCGGCCGACTCCACCGAATCGTCCTCATCGTCCTGTTCGTCCTTTTCCTCCCTTTCGTCCGACTCATCCTTCGAGGAGCCGGAAAAGCAGACCATCGATAACACTAGCAATGTAACGAACACGAGTTCCTGCCACCAAGCACCGCCAGAGGTGAAGAGTAAAAATAGCGCTCAGCATcagcaaccaccaccccggCCGGCCAAATCTTCCACCATGCTGGCGGCACTTAGCCGACCGGCGCTGTTGCCAGCCTCCACGCTGGCCGCCCCATCGTACAATCCCGTGTACAACATACGCGAAATTCGTACCGTCAGTCAGTCGTTTTCGGCACTCGGAATTGACAAAAAGCTGGCAGACATTCGGAGCAGCGTGAAGTCGGGCACCACCGAGAGCGGCACCGCGCGGAGTAGCGCCCTGTTGAAGGAGATGGTTAACACGGACCCGGCAAAGGGTGTCGGTAACTTTGTCTACATTTAG
- the LOC128712221 gene encoding uncharacterized protein LOC128712221 has translation MASRKITPMFNDYVYEAIRRIAVEQGFTPDLFSVDFDEETRLECDGYVSFVFKAIINGDDREFTLWCKVPPNDDKRSLELFKRECFFYRETLHGFYEFQAEKGVPEESGEGFYATPKCYLAHCNTDKPEPEALIMLEYNEAFETWGWDKLEPINLEHTRLVMQQLGRLHALSFAMKEQRPEAFDQYKQAGVVAGEQDSGLTTLMKESFDRALTTMKTRFESEQERITAVKDAVFESLKKCCDPATAEPYCVVTHGDCWINNLIYSHNENNVATGVILTDWQSSRYASPILDLCYFFFISAGEQFRRDHMDSLLHHYHASLADFLTKLGGDASRQFPLTTLLRLMKPYRDLLGS, from the exons ATGGCCAGCCGGAAGATAACACCCATGTTTAACGATTACGTGTACGAAGCGATCCGACGGATCGCGGTCGAGCAGGGCTTTACGCCGGATCTGTTTTCGGTGGACTTTGACGAGGAGACACGGCTCGAGTGTGACGGGTACGTGAGCTTCGTGTTCAAGGCCATCATTAATGGCGACGACCGGGAGTTTACGTTGTGGTGCAAGGTGCCCCCGAACGATGACAAACGTTCGCTGGAGCTGTTCAAGCGTGAGTGTTTCTTCTACCGCGAAACGTTGCACGGGTTCTACGAGTTCCAGGCGGAGAAAGGTGTGCCGGAGGAGTCTGGTGAAGGATTTTACGCGACACCGAAATGTTATCTGGCACACTGCAACACGGACAAACCGGAACCGGAGGCGTTGATCATGCTGGAGTACAATGAAGCGTTCGAGACGTGGGGCTGGGACAAGCTGGAACCGATCAATCTGGAACATACGCGTCTGGTGAtgcagcagctcggtcgattgCATGCGCTATCGTTCGCGATGAAGGAACAGCGCCCGGAAGCGTTTGATCAGTACAAGCAGGCCGGTGTGGTCGCCGGAGAGCAGGATAGTGGTTTGACCACCCTTATGAAGGAGTCGTTCGATCGCGCACTCACCACCATGAAAACCCGGTTCGAGTCGGAACAGGAGCGTATCACCGCTGTGAAGGATGCTGTGTTCGAAAGTCTCAAGAAGTGTTGCGATCCGGCCACTGCTGAACCGTACTGTGTTGTCACGCACGGAGATTGCTGGATCAATAATCTAATCTACTCGCATAATGAG AACAACGTGGCAACGGGGGTTATATTGACTGACTGGCAATCATCCCGGTACGCTTCACCCATCCTGGATCTGTgctacttcttcttcatctcAGCAGGTGAACAGTTCCGGCGGGACCATATGGATAGTTTGCTGCATCATTACCACGCCTCGTTGGCAGACTTTCTCACCAAACTCGGTGGGGATGCGTCGCGTCAGTTCCCGCTGACCACACTGCTGAGGCTTATGAAGCCGTACCGCGATTTACTCGGGAGCTAG